A window of the Deinococcus malanensis genome harbors these coding sequences:
- a CDS encoding ABC transporter substrate-binding protein, with translation MLKQLLFTGLTLALIPSSAQAATLVFGAGGEPVSLDSGTITDGNSSLAQSLVYDMLVRFRKGTTTIAPGLATSWKPNKDATEWTFTLRPNVKFSDGTPFNADAVVFNVNRWWDQAADAGAKEQTKTFTSWQFIFGGFKAEKNSLLKNVRADGPNKVVFTLNRSFAPFPEALATPFFGIASPAAVKKAGAKYGTPAALPVGTGPFIMQSWKTGDRISLVPNQGHWGKKAAYDQLLLRFLKDPSARLNELKAGTIDFTTDLNPEQLSAVRADKNLTPVIIPSFNVGFLSLNLGNQYLKNDKVRQAISMAINKKAIVDAFWNGLGVTDASFLPPSLSWANSKSVPADYKYDPAAARKLLAEAGYPNGFTLDLWYMPVSRPYFPTPKPIAEAMAADLGVIGIKTNLKTEDWAKYLEDRNKKPGFDMYMIGWTGPYASPYNFYNVYYGEESSADSNYGNPRIHQLMRTAAASSNRAAQARAYAQIHQITYDANVRLPIVHSRPLAAARTYVKGWVPSPSLITPFEDITIQGKK, from the coding sequence ATGTTGAAGCAGCTGCTGTTCACTGGCCTGACCCTCGCCCTGATTCCCAGCTCTGCGCAGGCCGCCACCCTGGTGTTCGGCGCGGGCGGTGAGCCCGTCTCCCTCGACTCTGGCACCATCACCGACGGGAACTCGTCACTGGCGCAGTCGCTCGTGTACGACATGCTGGTCCGGTTCAGGAAGGGAACCACGACCATTGCGCCGGGTCTGGCCACCAGCTGGAAACCGAACAAGGACGCCACCGAGTGGACCTTCACGCTCCGCCCCAACGTGAAGTTCTCCGACGGTACCCCGTTCAATGCGGACGCCGTGGTGTTCAACGTGAACCGCTGGTGGGACCAGGCGGCAGACGCGGGCGCTAAGGAGCAGACCAAGACGTTCACGTCATGGCAGTTCATCTTCGGGGGCTTCAAGGCCGAGAAAAACAGCCTGCTCAAGAACGTGCGCGCCGACGGACCGAACAAGGTCGTCTTTACCCTGAACCGCTCGTTCGCTCCCTTCCCGGAGGCGCTCGCCACGCCCTTCTTTGGCATTGCCAGCCCAGCCGCCGTCAAGAAGGCCGGAGCGAAGTATGGGACGCCGGCCGCCCTCCCGGTCGGGACCGGGCCGTTCATCATGCAGTCGTGGAAGACAGGCGACCGCATCTCACTGGTCCCCAACCAGGGACATTGGGGCAAGAAAGCCGCTTATGACCAGTTGCTGCTGCGCTTCTTGAAGGACCCCAGCGCCCGTCTGAACGAACTCAAGGCCGGAACCATCGACTTCACCACCGACCTCAACCCCGAGCAGCTCAGCGCGGTGAGAGCCGACAAGAACCTCACTCCGGTCATCATTCCCTCCTTCAACGTGGGTTTCTTGAGTCTGAACCTGGGGAACCAGTACCTGAAGAACGACAAGGTGCGGCAGGCCATCAGCATGGCGATCAACAAGAAAGCCATCGTGGACGCCTTCTGGAACGGTCTGGGAGTCACGGACGCCAGTTTCCTGCCGCCCTCACTCAGCTGGGCCAACAGCAAGAGCGTCCCTGCGGACTACAAGTACGATCCGGCTGCCGCCAGGAAGTTGCTGGCCGAAGCCGGGTACCCGAACGGCTTCACGCTGGACCTGTGGTACATGCCGGTCAGCCGCCCCTACTTCCCCACCCCCAAACCGATTGCCGAGGCGATGGCCGCCGACCTGGGGGTCATCGGCATCAAGACCAATCTGAAGACCGAGGACTGGGCCAAGTACCTGGAAGACCGCAACAAGAAGCCTGGCTTTGATATGTACATGATCGGCTGGACGGGGCCGTACGCCAGCCCGTACAACTTCTACAACGTCTACTACGGCGAAGAGTCCTCCGCGGACAGCAACTACGGGAATCCCAGGATTCACCAGCTGATGCGAACCGCCGCTGCCAGCAGCAACCGCGCTGCACAGGCCAGAGCGTACGCCCAGATTCATCAGATCACCTATGACGCGAACGTCCGCCTTCCCATCGTCCACTCGCGTCCGCTGGCGGCCGCCCGCACCTACGTGAAAGGCTGGGTGCCCAGCCCCTCGCTCATCACGCCCTTCGAGGACATCACCATCCAGGGGAAGAAGTGA
- a CDS encoding alpha/beta fold hydrolase, protein MTSWPVQEGVFELGDLPVERGGLIPQARLAWQTHGTLNAARDNVIVYPCSYTATHAGQNWLIGPDGVLDPERWFIVIPDMFSNGLSSGAAETPGYPELVTLRDNVLAQSRLLHEVFEIERVAAVYGFSMGAMQAYHWAALFPERVERAIVVCGSARTALHNRVFLSGLLRTLEAAPEHLGGGRFAAEPKAALRAFAHIYAGWGLSQDFYRAELFRTALGFPDLETYLRSGWEGGFAACRAANLYAQALSWVHGDISVNDLYGGDLSRALAAIQARVLLMPSETDLYFRVADNAAELPHLRAGELRPIPSLWGHRAGSPAGLPEELTFLTRTVRAWLEG, encoded by the coding sequence ATGACCTCCTGGCCCGTCCAGGAGGGCGTGTTCGAACTGGGTGACCTCCCGGTCGAGCGCGGCGGCCTTATCCCGCAGGCCCGGCTGGCCTGGCAGACCCACGGCACCCTGAACGCCGCCCGGGACAACGTCATCGTCTACCCCTGCAGCTACACCGCCACCCATGCCGGCCAGAACTGGTTGATCGGCCCGGACGGCGTGCTGGACCCGGAGCGGTGGTTCATCGTTATTCCCGACATGTTCTCCAACGGGCTGTCGTCGGGTGCGGCTGAAACTCCCGGTTACCCTGAACTCGTCACACTGAGGGATAACGTGCTCGCGCAATCCCGGCTGCTCCACGAAGTCTTCGAAATCGAGCGGGTCGCCGCGGTCTATGGTTTCTCGATGGGGGCAATGCAGGCGTACCACTGGGCGGCGCTGTTCCCTGAGCGGGTGGAGCGCGCCATCGTGGTCTGCGGCAGTGCGCGCACGGCCCTGCACAACCGCGTGTTCCTCTCCGGGCTGCTCAGGACGCTGGAGGCCGCGCCGGAGCACCTCGGCGGCGGACGCTTTGCTGCCGAGCCCAAGGCAGCCTTGCGGGCGTTCGCGCACATCTATGCCGGGTGGGGATTAAGCCAGGACTTCTACCGCGCGGAATTGTTCCGTACCGCCCTGGGCTTTCCTGATCTGGAAACGTACCTGCGCTCGGGCTGGGAGGGAGGATTCGCTGCGTGTCGGGCGGCCAACCTGTATGCCCAGGCCTTGAGCTGGGTGCACGGCGACATCAGTGTCAACGACCTGTACGGCGGGGACCTCAGCCGGGCGCTGGCGGCCATCCAGGCGCGGGTGCTCCTGATGCCCAGCGAGACCGACCTGTATTTCCGGGTGGCCGACAATGCCGCGGAGTTGCCTCATCTGCGCGCCGGGGAGTTGCGGCCGATCCCGAGCCTCTGGGGTCACCGGGCCGGGAGCCCGGCGGGTCTGCCGGAGGAACTGACCTTCCTGACCAGAACCGTACGCGCCTGGCTCGAGGGCTGA